In Nicotiana tabacum cultivar K326 chromosome 21, ASM71507v2, whole genome shotgun sequence, one DNA window encodes the following:
- the LOC107778332 gene encoding rhodanese-like domain-containing protein 14, chloroplastic, which translates to MAAITSVSAGSSLQHRFHSTTSCYSESVTYGLATTVSRRFSLSYYPSTLRIRNAATKPAKSPAEEEWSTKRAYLLEKRVRSVEAKEALRLQKENNFVILDVRPEAEFKEAHPEGAINVQIYRLIKEWTAWDIARRVAFAFFGIFSGTEENPEFIQMVESKINKDAKIIVACSSGGTMKPTQNLPEGQQSRSLIAAFLLILNGYSNVFHLEGGLYNWFKQGLPTVSEE; encoded by the exons ATGGCTGCTATAACTTCAGTTAGCGCAGGCTCATCTCTACAGCACCGATTTCATTCTACTACTAGTTGTTATTCAGAATCTGTGACATATGGCTTAGCTACAACAGTAAGCAGAAGATTCTCACTGAGCTACTACCCCTCAACCCTCAGAATCAGAAATGCAGCAACCAAACCTGCAAAATCACCAG CTGAAGAAGAGTGGTCAACTAAACGGGCATATCTGCTTGAGAAAAGG GTAAGAAGTGTAGAGGCAAAGGAAGCACTGAGACTTCAGAAAGAGAACAATTTTGTGATTCTTGACGTACGACCAGAAGCCGAGTTCAAAGAG GCTCATCCAGAAGGAGCAATTAATGTCCAGATATACAGGCTAATAAAGGAATGGACAGCATGGGACATTGCTAGACGGGTTGCTTTTGCCTTTTTTGGCATATTTTCTGGAACTGAAGAAAACCCCGAATTCATACAAA TGGTTGAATCAAAAATAAACAAGGATGCAAAGATAATAGTGGCTTGCTCATCTGGGGGTACAATGAAGCCTACCCAAAATCTTCCCGAGGGACAACAGTCAAg GTCACTTATTGCTGCATTTTTGCTAATTCTCAATGGTTATTCTAACGTATTTCATTTGGAGGGAGGGCTCTATAATTGGTTCAAACAAGGATTACCAACAGTTTCTGAAGAGTGA